From one Amycolatopsis sp. FDAARGOS 1241 genomic stretch:
- a CDS encoding bifunctional PIG-L family deacetylase/class I SAM-dependent methyltransferase: protein MTQIVAEAEWTREFEPWRDEEFRSALVVAAHPDDETLGASGLVQHLHAAGTAVTLVVATDGEAAFPGAGPDERRLLGRTRRVELARSLDAQGLTGVEPIWLGLPDSGLAGHIGELTEALRERAAERELCLMPWPEDPHPDHQAAGRAAVAAAPLTAHCWAYPIWLWHWCRPDSPGLPWHLARAYGLSAGERAAKAAGIREFGSQLKPGPRGEEPILAPEVLAHFDRPHETFFRVPPARSAPVRRFAELYAGSPDPWEVATSWYERRKRGLLLASLPCERYGTVVEPGCGTGALTRELAGRCTRLLASDPVPEAVRRTREATAGMSSVDVHEGAAPGVLPAGPVDLVVFGELLYYLGDADLDRTVERAAESLAPGGEIAAVHWRHWAPEAPRDGRAAHRRLLEHPRLEAVVAHDDEEFLLHVLRRR from the coding sequence GTGACGCAGATCGTGGCCGAAGCCGAGTGGACACGCGAGTTCGAGCCGTGGCGGGATGAGGAGTTCCGCAGCGCGCTCGTCGTCGCGGCCCACCCCGACGACGAGACGCTCGGCGCGAGCGGCCTTGTGCAGCACCTGCACGCCGCGGGTACCGCCGTGACGCTTGTTGTCGCGACCGACGGCGAGGCCGCGTTTCCCGGCGCCGGGCCGGACGAACGCCGTCTGCTCGGGCGCACGCGGCGGGTGGAACTCGCGCGGTCGCTCGACGCCCAGGGACTGACCGGCGTCGAGCCGATCTGGCTCGGGCTCCCGGATTCCGGGCTGGCCGGGCACATCGGCGAGCTCACCGAGGCGTTGAGAGAGCGGGCGGCCGAGCGCGAGCTGTGCCTGATGCCGTGGCCGGAGGATCCACACCCCGACCACCAGGCCGCCGGGCGCGCGGCGGTGGCCGCCGCACCCCTCACGGCGCACTGCTGGGCGTACCCGATCTGGCTGTGGCACTGGTGCCGCCCCGACTCCCCAGGCCTCCCGTGGCACCTCGCCCGCGCGTACGGCCTCTCCGCCGGCGAGCGCGCCGCCAAAGCGGCGGGAATCCGGGAGTTCGGCTCGCAGCTGAAACCCGGACCGCGCGGGGAAGAGCCGATCCTGGCCCCGGAGGTGCTGGCCCACTTCGACCGTCCCCACGAGACGTTCTTCCGCGTGCCGCCTGCCCGGTCGGCACCCGTGCGCCGGTTCGCCGAGCTGTACGCGGGCTCGCCCGATCCGTGGGAGGTGGCCACCAGCTGGTATGAACGCCGCAAACGGGGGCTCCTACTGGCTTCGCTGCCCTGCGAGCGTTACGGCACGGTCGTCGAACCCGGCTGCGGGACCGGCGCGCTCACGCGCGAGCTCGCCGGCCGGTGCACTCGCCTGCTGGCGTCGGACCCGGTTCCCGAGGCCGTACGGCGAACGCGGGAAGCCACGGCAGGGATGTCCTCTGTGGACGTCCACGAGGGAGCCGCACCGGGCGTGCTACCGGCCGGGCCGGTGGACCTCGTGGTGTTCGGCGAACTGCTGTACTACCTCGGCGACGCGGACCTCGACCGCACCGTCGAGCGCGCTGCCGAGTCCCTCGCGCCCGGCGGGGAGATCGCCGCTGTCCACTGGCGTCATTGGGCGCCGGAAGCCCCGCGCGACGGTCGGGCCGCCCATCGCCGCCTGCTCGAGCACCCGCGGCTCGAAGCCGTGGTGGCGCACGACGACGAGGAGTTCCTCCTGCACGTGCTGAGGCGCCGGTGA
- a CDS encoding acyl-CoA dehydrogenase gives MTSLLMGAAPPEPVPESRTAEWVAAELRALHTSGALDLPVPGHGGLLRRWRALAAFGRRDLALARLAEGHTDAVAILSEAGRKPEPGALYGVWAAKSAGTGAVLDNGRLSGTVRFCSGLTTLDRALVAARDRLVEIDLGRPGVERHPEVWQALGMDASDSGDVVIHDVPVAGEAVLGPPGWYVDRPGFVFGGTGVAAVWLGGAAGILDSVREILRGKTDEHQLAHLGALHAAVASADALLGSTAGILEDAPDPALLNDTCRASVEHAAREVLDRAPRITGPGPLGRDRAFAQRLADLQVFVRQHHGERDLAALGRRVLEVRP, from the coding sequence ATGACCTCCTTGCTGATGGGCGCGGCGCCACCGGAACCGGTTCCGGAGTCCCGGACCGCCGAGTGGGTCGCCGCCGAACTGCGCGCACTGCACACGAGCGGCGCCCTGGACCTGCCCGTGCCCGGCCACGGCGGGCTGCTCCGGCGGTGGCGCGCGCTGGCGGCGTTCGGCCGCCGCGACCTCGCCCTCGCCCGCTTGGCCGAGGGCCACACCGACGCCGTGGCGATCCTGTCCGAGGCCGGCCGGAAACCGGAACCCGGCGCGCTGTATGGCGTGTGGGCGGCGAAATCCGCCGGCACCGGCGCGGTGCTCGACAACGGCCGGCTCTCCGGGACGGTCCGGTTCTGCTCCGGGCTCACGACACTCGACCGGGCACTGGTCGCCGCGCGGGACCGGCTCGTGGAGATCGACCTCGGCCGGCCCGGTGTCGAACGCCACCCCGAGGTGTGGCAGGCGCTCGGCATGGACGCCTCCGACAGCGGCGACGTCGTCATCCACGACGTTCCGGTGGCCGGTGAGGCCGTGCTCGGCCCGCCCGGCTGGTACGTCGATCGGCCCGGCTTCGTCTTCGGTGGCACCGGAGTCGCGGCCGTGTGGCTCGGTGGTGCGGCCGGGATCCTCGACTCGGTGCGGGAAATCCTGCGCGGCAAGACCGACGAGCACCAGCTCGCCCACCTCGGCGCCCTGCACGCCGCGGTCGCATCGGCCGATGCCCTCCTGGGGTCCACCGCCGGGATCCTCGAAGACGCACCGGATCCCGCGCTGCTCAACGACACCTGCCGGGCGAGTGTGGAGCACGCGGCGCGCGAGGTCCTCGACCGCGCGCCCCGCATCACCGGGCCCGGGCCGCTGGGCCGCGACCGGGCGTTCGCGCAGCGCCTGGCCGACCTGCAGGTCTTCGTCCGCCAGCACCACGGCGAGCGTGATCTCGCCGCGCTGGGCCGCCGGGTGCTGGAGGTGCGGCCGTGA
- a CDS encoding SDR family oxidoreductase codes for MSDTQRPPQQQEPPGVTEEMEPRPRDTMDDYEGHGFLAGRRALITGGDSGIGRAVAIAFAKEGADVAIAYLEEDEDAKYTASRVEAAGRKCVLLPGDLADAQHCHDVVTRTLDELGGLDLLVNNAAVQWPVDSPEDLTDEQWQRTFDVNMHSYFRVTAAALPHLGEGSSIINTGSVNGLRGNKSLIDYSATKGAIHAWTYSMAQALADRGIRVNCVAPGPVWTPLIPSTFPPEKVEKFGSQVPFNRAAHPDDLAPSYVFLAADRLSSYYSGEVIAALGGETTPG; via the coding sequence ATGTCCGACACACAGCGCCCGCCGCAGCAGCAGGAGCCGCCCGGTGTTACGGAGGAGATGGAGCCGCGGCCGCGGGACACGATGGACGACTACGAGGGCCACGGTTTCCTGGCCGGCCGGCGCGCGCTGATCACCGGCGGCGACTCGGGCATCGGGCGGGCCGTGGCGATCGCCTTCGCCAAGGAGGGCGCCGACGTCGCCATCGCCTACCTCGAAGAGGACGAAGACGCGAAGTACACCGCGAGCCGAGTCGAGGCCGCGGGCCGCAAGTGCGTCCTGCTGCCTGGTGACCTCGCCGACGCGCAGCACTGCCACGACGTGGTCACCCGCACGCTCGACGAGCTCGGCGGCCTCGACCTGCTGGTCAACAACGCCGCGGTGCAGTGGCCCGTCGACTCGCCCGAGGACCTCACCGACGAGCAGTGGCAGCGCACCTTCGACGTGAACATGCACAGCTACTTCCGCGTGACGGCCGCGGCGCTGCCGCACCTCGGCGAGGGTTCGTCGATCATCAACACCGGATCGGTCAACGGCTTGCGCGGCAACAAGTCCCTGATCGACTACTCGGCCACCAAGGGCGCGATCCACGCGTGGACGTACTCGATGGCCCAGGCGCTGGCCGACCGCGGGATCCGCGTGAACTGCGTGGCACCCGGTCCCGTGTGGACGCCGCTGATCCCCTCGACCTTCCCGCCGGAGAAAGTCGAGAAGTTCGGTTCGCAAGTCCCGTTCAACCGCGCGGCGCACCCGGACGACCTGGCGCCCTCGTACGTCTTCCTGGCCGCCGACCGGCTGTCCTCGTACTACAGCGGTGAGGTCATCGCCGCGCTCGGTGGCGAGACCACGCCCGGTTGA
- a CDS encoding ATP-binding protein, which produces MIAENLHAVLGRCDRFWLLSVSGTLGAASRPDLRDSLLKAAADASDGLIADISGLDICNPDQAGVFALVARRIEEWPAVPFALVSERADHRKLLRERSVDRFACLAPDLGAAAERMARPRRQRARCEIESSQGAGHDARAFVRSTCAAWGVPELADDAALIASELVENVVQHTGCEPSLRLDLRRGWCAVEVPDDDPAPAFLRESVAAEPGLGLRMVAQLARVWGSSPAWRGGKVVWAVLPARAG; this is translated from the coding sequence GTGATCGCGGAGAACCTGCACGCGGTCCTGGGCCGGTGCGACCGGTTCTGGCTCCTCAGTGTCTCAGGTACGTTGGGTGCGGCTTCGCGACCGGATTTGCGCGACTCGCTGCTCAAAGCCGCCGCCGACGCGTCCGACGGTCTGATCGCCGACATCTCGGGGTTGGACATTTGCAACCCGGACCAGGCGGGCGTGTTCGCGCTCGTCGCGCGACGGATCGAGGAGTGGCCTGCGGTACCGTTCGCGCTCGTGTCCGAGCGGGCGGACCACCGGAAACTCCTGCGCGAGCGCTCGGTCGACCGGTTCGCTTGCCTAGCCCCGGATCTCGGCGCCGCGGCCGAACGGATGGCGCGCCCGCGGCGGCAGCGGGCGCGGTGCGAGATCGAGAGCTCGCAAGGCGCGGGCCACGACGCGCGCGCGTTCGTGCGGTCCACGTGCGCTGCCTGGGGCGTGCCGGAGCTCGCAGACGACGCGGCGCTGATCGCCAGCGAGCTGGTGGAGAACGTGGTCCAGCACACCGGCTGCGAGCCCTCGCTGAGACTGGACCTGCGCCGTGGTTGGTGCGCTGTCGAGGTCCCCGACGACGACCCGGCGCCCGCGTTCCTGCGCGAGAGCGTCGCGGCCGAGCCCGGCCTGGGGCTGCGGATGGTGGCGCAGCTGGCCCGCGTGTGGGGCAGCAGCCCGGCGTGGCGGGGCGGCAAAGTCGTGTGGGCCGTGCTGCCTGCCCGCGCCGGGTGA
- a CDS encoding NAD(P)/FAD-dependent oxidoreductase: MTNESLVVIGSGPAGVSAARAFREAGGRGRVRLLSADPNPPYARPPLSKDFLRGESGEGDIALEGPGDDVEVTLGDPVVELGEREVRTASGAVHPFTRCVLATGAEPMRPPVPGADHPDVRCLRSLASSRELRSAARSARSAVVVGAGFIGCEAAVSLARLGVQVTVLCPESVPQQQRLGRDAGELILHWLKAEGVSVLRETRLESVTEGHRVHTELVPALDTDLVLLATGIRPRIGLAEKAGLAVERGRVHTDEHLRTSRPGVYAAGDVAFAHNPSAGRALAVEHWGEGLAMGEVAGRSAAGEAASWDAVPGFWSEIGDHVLKYAAWGDGFDHACPASRDGGFTVWYERGGTAVGVLTCNADQDYERGSELIREHRAIPPL, from the coding sequence ATGACGAACGAATCCCTGGTGGTGATCGGCAGCGGCCCGGCCGGCGTCTCGGCCGCGCGGGCCTTCCGCGAAGCGGGCGGGAGGGGCCGGGTGCGCCTGCTCTCCGCGGACCCGAACCCCCCGTACGCGCGGCCACCTCTGTCGAAGGACTTCCTGCGTGGCGAATCCGGGGAAGGCGACATCGCGCTCGAGGGTCCCGGCGACGACGTCGAAGTCACTTTGGGCGATCCCGTCGTCGAACTGGGCGAGCGCGAGGTCCGCACCGCGTCCGGCGCGGTCCACCCCTTCACCCGGTGCGTGCTCGCGACGGGCGCCGAGCCGATGCGCCCGCCCGTTCCCGGTGCCGATCACCCGGACGTCCGCTGCCTGCGTTCCCTGGCCAGCTCGCGGGAACTGCGGTCGGCGGCCCGGTCTGCCCGCAGCGCCGTGGTGGTCGGGGCCGGGTTCATCGGCTGCGAAGCGGCGGTTTCGCTGGCGCGGCTGGGTGTGCAGGTCACCGTGTTGTGTCCCGAGTCCGTTCCGCAGCAGCAGCGCCTCGGCCGCGACGCCGGTGAGCTGATCCTGCACTGGCTCAAGGCCGAGGGCGTCAGTGTGCTGCGCGAAACCCGGCTCGAGTCCGTCACCGAAGGCCACCGCGTCCACACGGAACTCGTCCCGGCCCTCGACACTGACCTCGTGCTGCTCGCCACCGGCATCCGCCCGCGCATCGGGCTCGCCGAGAAGGCCGGCCTGGCGGTCGAGCGCGGCCGCGTCCACACCGACGAGCACCTGCGCACCAGCCGCCCCGGCGTCTACGCAGCAGGCGACGTCGCCTTCGCCCACAACCCTTCGGCCGGTCGCGCACTCGCCGTCGAGCACTGGGGCGAAGGCCTCGCCATGGGCGAAGTCGCGGGCCGGTCCGCAGCGGGCGAGGCCGCGTCGTGGGACGCGGTTCCCGGCTTCTGGTCGGAGATCGGCGACCACGTGCTCAAGTACGCAGCCTGGGGCGACGGCTTCGACCACGCCTGTCCGGCGTCGCGCGACGGCGGGTTCACCGTCTGGTACGAACGCGGCGGCACGGCCGTCGGCGTGCTCACCTGCAACGCGGACCAGGACTACGAACGCGGCAGTGAGCTGATCCGCGAGCACCGCGCGATCCCGCCGCTGTAG
- a CDS encoding UdgX family uracil-DNA binding protein (This protein belongs to the uracil DNA glycosylase superfamily, members of which act in excision repair of DNA. However, it belongs more specifically to UdgX branch, whose founding member was found to bind uracil in DNA (where it does not belong), without cleaving it, appears to promote DNA repair by a pathway involving RecA, rather than base excision.) produces MPTTRADGAAPPDSTDLTRLRRAAADCTGCGLHRDATQTVFGEGPRRADILVAGEQPGDQEDKQGKPFVGPAGRLLDTALAEAGFERDALYLTNAVKHFKFTERGKRRIHEKPSRTEVVACRPWLVAELRAVRPRLVLLLGATAAQSVYGSSFRLTRHRGEPLAPPDDLAGLFDAAVVTVHPSSVLRAPDREAARAEFVADLEAARAV; encoded by the coding sequence ATGCCGACTACGCGCGCGGACGGAGCCGCACCCCCGGATTCGACGGACCTCACCCGGTTGCGCCGGGCCGCCGCGGACTGCACCGGCTGCGGGCTCCACCGCGACGCCACCCAGACTGTCTTCGGCGAAGGGCCGCGCCGGGCGGACATCCTCGTCGCCGGGGAACAGCCGGGCGATCAGGAGGACAAGCAGGGCAAACCGTTCGTCGGCCCGGCGGGCCGGCTGCTCGACACGGCGCTGGCCGAAGCCGGGTTCGAGCGCGACGCGCTCTACCTCACGAACGCGGTGAAGCACTTCAAGTTCACCGAGCGCGGCAAGCGCCGGATCCACGAGAAGCCGTCGCGGACCGAGGTCGTGGCGTGCCGCCCGTGGCTGGTGGCGGAGCTGCGAGCCGTGCGGCCGCGGCTGGTGCTGCTGCTCGGTGCGACCGCGGCCCAGTCGGTGTACGGGTCCTCGTTCCGGCTCACCCGGCACCGGGGAGAGCCGCTGGCCCCGCCGGACGACCTGGCCGGGTTGTTCGACGCCGCCGTGGTCACCGTGCACCCCTCGTCGGTCCTGCGCGCACCCGACCGCGAGGCGGCCCGCGCGGAGTTCGTCGCCGATCTCGAGGCGGCGCGGGCGGTGTGA
- a CDS encoding DUF2188 domain-containing protein has product MDGDVETFRESGLWKNKIDGHQRASNTFTDRERAVTTGRHMAKARRVAHRVRDELGALVSHDDYRASRKGVRIDPGA; this is encoded by the coding sequence ATGGACGGCGACGTCGAGACGTTCCGCGAAAGCGGCCTGTGGAAGAACAAGATCGACGGCCACCAGCGCGCGTCGAACACGTTCACCGACCGCGAGCGGGCCGTCACGACGGGCCGGCACATGGCGAAGGCGCGCCGGGTCGCGCACCGCGTGCGCGACGAACTGGGCGCGCTGGTCAGCCACGACGACTACCGGGCGAGCCGCAAGGGCGTCCGGATCGACCCTGGTGCGTGA
- a CDS encoding glycoside hydrolase family 15 protein: MSDWQDFSPHVLREYALLADGERGALCGPRGDLVWLCAPGWSDSAVVSALVGGRGSYSVSPAGTCVWGGYYEPGTLIWHHRWVGTDTVVECRDALAYPADPRRVVVLRRIEAVERDVRMRVQLDLRDGFGGRSMRELSCDAHGVWTARTGDLRLRWRGGAHARPDDEARLVLDLELPGGTSHDLILEISPDRLPDPTGADELWAATEHTWRRAVPRLDDTAAPRDARHTYAVLRGLTTAGGGMVAAATLGLPERAEAGRNYDYRYVWLRDQCYAGLAASVAEGHPLLDDAVAFTSARVLEHGDALLPAYRTDGRPPPGETALRLPGYPGGNPVVGNHVNDQFQLDTLGELLQLYAAAARHDRLTPDAERAVDVCVDLITRRWDEPEAGVWELHNDWWSHSRLACVAGLRAIAGHRSPPHAARLSGLADRLLGETTRRCIDHRGAWQRSPGVRGTDAALLLPPVRGALPAADPRTLATLDAVRADLCEDGYVYRFAPDDRPLGEAEGAFLLCGFTMALACWHQGDRVRAFRWFERTRAACGPAGLLAEEYDVRQRQLRGNLPQAFVHALLLETAHRLAGDPG, from the coding sequence ATGAGCGACTGGCAGGACTTCTCCCCGCACGTCCTGCGTGAGTACGCCCTGCTTGCGGACGGCGAGCGCGGGGCGCTGTGCGGCCCCCGCGGCGACCTCGTCTGGTTGTGCGCGCCCGGGTGGTCCGACAGCGCCGTGGTGTCGGCACTCGTCGGCGGGCGCGGGAGCTACTCCGTCAGCCCGGCGGGCACGTGCGTGTGGGGTGGCTACTACGAGCCCGGCACGCTGATCTGGCACCACCGGTGGGTCGGCACCGACACGGTCGTGGAATGCCGCGACGCGCTCGCGTATCCCGCCGACCCGCGCCGCGTCGTGGTGCTGCGGCGGATCGAGGCCGTGGAGCGGGACGTCCGGATGCGGGTGCAGCTCGACCTGCGCGACGGGTTCGGCGGCCGGTCGATGCGCGAGCTGTCGTGCGACGCGCACGGCGTGTGGACCGCGCGCACGGGTGACCTGCGCCTCCGCTGGCGCGGTGGCGCCCACGCCCGGCCCGACGACGAGGCCCGGCTGGTCCTGGACCTCGAGCTGCCGGGCGGGACCAGCCACGACCTCATCCTCGAGATCAGTCCGGATCGCCTGCCGGACCCCACTGGCGCCGACGAGTTGTGGGCGGCGACCGAACACACGTGGCGGCGGGCCGTGCCGCGCCTCGACGACACCGCCGCCCCGCGCGACGCGAGGCACACGTACGCGGTGCTGCGCGGCCTCACCACCGCGGGCGGCGGCATGGTCGCCGCCGCGACGCTGGGCCTGCCCGAACGCGCCGAGGCCGGGCGCAACTACGACTACCGCTACGTCTGGCTGCGCGACCAGTGTTACGCCGGGCTCGCCGCGTCGGTCGCCGAAGGGCACCCGCTGCTCGACGACGCGGTGGCGTTCACGTCCGCGCGGGTGCTGGAGCACGGGGACGCCCTACTGCCCGCGTACCGCACCGACGGTCGGCCCCCACCGGGCGAAACCGCGCTACGGCTGCCCGGTTACCCCGGCGGGAACCCGGTCGTCGGCAACCACGTGAACGACCAGTTCCAGCTGGACACGCTCGGCGAGCTGCTGCAGCTCTACGCGGCCGCGGCCCGGCACGACCGGCTGACGCCCGACGCCGAACGCGCGGTGGACGTCTGCGTCGACCTCATCACCCGCCGCTGGGACGAACCCGAGGCCGGGGTGTGGGAACTGCACAACGACTGGTGGAGCCATTCGCGGCTCGCCTGCGTCGCGGGTCTGCGCGCGATCGCCGGGCACCGGTCGCCACCGCACGCCGCGCGGTTGTCCGGGCTCGCCGACCGGCTGCTCGGCGAGACCACCCGCCGCTGCATCGACCACCGGGGCGCCTGGCAGCGCTCCCCCGGTGTGCGCGGCACGGACGCGGCCCTGCTCCTGCCCCCGGTTCGCGGTGCCCTGCCCGCCGCCGACCCGCGAACGCTCGCCACGCTCGACGCAGTGCGCGCGGACCTGTGCGAAGACGGCTACGTCTACCGCTTCGCGCCCGACGACCGACCGCTCGGAGAGGCTGAAGGGGCGTTCCTGCTGTGCGGGTTCACCATGGCGCTCGCCTGCTGGCACCAGGGTGACCGCGTCCGCGCATTCCGCTGGTTCGAACGCACCCGCGCCGCCTGCGGCCCGGCGGGCCTGCTGGCCGAGGAGTACGACGTACGGCAGCGGCAGCTACGCGGGAATCTGCCGCAGGCGTTCGTCCACGCGCTGCTGCTCGAAACCGCCCACCGGCTGGCCGGCGATCCCGGCTGA
- a CDS encoding SDR family oxidoreductase gives MADQPVVVVTGASGGIGRAVARAFGTRHARVALLARGRKGLSAAAEDIRRAGGTALPIEVDVADFGQVDAAATRVEQELGPIDTWVNVAFTSVFARFSDVRPEEFRRVTEVSYLGYVHGTMAALNRMKPRDRGTVVQVGSALAYRGIPLQSAYCGAKHAIQGFHEALRCELLAEHSGVHVTMVQMPAVNTPQFSWVLSRLPRHAQPVPPIYQPEVAADAVLYAADHPRRREYWVGGSTVATLVANAVAPGILDRYLARTGVKSQQTQQPTPADQPSNLWQPADGPRGHDFGAHGEFDQQSSPRSVQLWASRHHGLLAAAGGTLAATALGVWRWARA, from the coding sequence GTGGCAGACCAACCCGTGGTTGTCGTGACGGGCGCCAGCGGCGGGATCGGCCGGGCGGTGGCCCGGGCGTTCGGCACACGCCACGCCCGGGTCGCGCTGCTGGCCCGCGGACGGAAGGGCCTGAGCGCGGCAGCCGAGGACATCCGGCGAGCGGGCGGTACCGCGCTGCCCATCGAAGTGGACGTCGCCGACTTCGGCCAGGTGGACGCCGCAGCCACGCGCGTCGAGCAGGAGCTGGGCCCGATCGACACCTGGGTCAACGTCGCGTTCACGTCCGTCTTCGCGCGGTTCTCCGACGTCCGGCCCGAGGAGTTCCGGCGGGTGACCGAAGTCAGTTATCTCGGGTACGTGCACGGCACGATGGCCGCGCTGAACCGGATGAAACCGCGGGACCGGGGCACCGTCGTGCAGGTCGGCTCGGCGCTCGCCTACCGCGGGATCCCGTTGCAGAGCGCGTATTGCGGTGCCAAGCACGCGATCCAGGGCTTCCACGAGGCGCTGCGCTGCGAACTGCTGGCCGAGCACAGCGGTGTGCACGTGACGATGGTGCAGATGCCGGCCGTCAACACGCCGCAGTTCTCGTGGGTGCTGTCGCGGCTGCCGCGGCACGCACAGCCCGTGCCGCCGATCTACCAGCCCGAAGTGGCGGCCGACGCGGTGCTGTACGCGGCCGACCACCCGCGCCGGCGCGAGTACTGGGTCGGCGGCAGCACTGTCGCCACGCTCGTCGCGAACGCCGTGGCGCCGGGGATACTCGACCGGTACCTCGCGAGAACCGGCGTGAAGTCCCAGCAGACGCAGCAGCCCACCCCCGCCGATCAGCCCTCGAACCTGTGGCAGCCCGCGGACGGCCCGCGCGGCCACGATTTCGGCGCCCACGGCGAGTTCGACCAGCAGTCCTCGCCGCGCAGCGTCCAGCTGTGGGCCAGCCGCCACCACGGCCTGCTCGCCGCCGCGGGCGGCACGCTGGCGGCGACGGCGCTGGGCGTGTGGCGGTGGGCGCGGGCATGA